The Gemmatimonadota bacterium genome window below encodes:
- a CDS encoding CPBP family intramembrane glutamic endopeptidase yields the protein MVFLEGALLLLLLLVVPWSAQAQLKLMDPADLRRIPAYLESMVAIGVLGALGLWLGTWRWGLAGLGLAAPASWSVVLLQAALLAGTSVAITEGLDRWRARRGESESAWVLALLPVTLREKWVFAGLSVMAGVGEEIAYRGFAFQLLALWTGSPLIAGVVTAMAFGWVHAYQGTFGRIRAGLLGVVLTLPVWLGWGLWPSILAHTMIDWIGGLLLGERWTRRAAERTGVEWRST from the coding sequence ATGGTCTTCCTGGAGGGAGCCCTCCTCCTCCTCCTGCTCCTGGTGGTCCCCTGGTCGGCCCAGGCCCAGCTGAAGCTCATGGACCCCGCCGACCTGCGTCGCATCCCGGCCTACCTGGAGTCCATGGTGGCCATCGGTGTGCTGGGCGCCCTGGGGCTCTGGCTCGGCACCTGGCGGTGGGGGCTGGCCGGCCTGGGCCTGGCCGCTCCGGCCTCGTGGAGCGTCGTGCTGCTCCAGGCCGCCCTGCTGGCGGGGACGTCCGTGGCGATCACCGAGGGACTGGATCGGTGGCGGGCCCGCCGCGGGGAGTCCGAGAGCGCCTGGGTGCTGGCGCTCCTGCCCGTCACCCTGCGGGAGAAGTGGGTCTTCGCCGGCCTTTCGGTGATGGCGGGGGTAGGAGAGGAGATCGCGTACCGCGGCTTCGCCTTCCAGCTGCTGGCGCTCTGGACGGGCAGCCCCCTGATCGCGGGGGTCGTGACCGCGATGGCGTTCGGGTGGGTGCACGCGTACCAGGGCACGTTCGGGCGCATCCGGGCCGGCCTTTTGGGGGTGGTGCTCACCCTTCCGGTGTGGCTGGGCTGGGGGCTGTGGCCGTCCATCCTGGCACACACGATGATCGACTGGATCGGCGGGCTGCTCCTCGGAGAGCGATGGACGCGCCGCGCCGCCGAACGAACGGGAGTCGAATGGAGATCGACGTAG